The Halomonas sp. HAL1 genome segment CCAAACGTCTATGACATACGCCTACTGACGTTATCTTACGGCCCTATTTTAAACCGAGTAGCCCCCAGCTACCTGTGTTCCTGCCGCACCTTGTTACCCCCCAATCGAGCGCCGCCGATCGTGGCAAGTTAATTCTCGGTGGTTTAATTGTTGCTGGCGGCCCTAAAGGGCTTACTGCCAGTGCGTGCGATAGGTACCGTTTAAAAGGGTTGCCCTTTATGTTTCCCGTTGATCAGCTTATTTTACTTGCTGCCATTTTGATATTAGTCGGCATTGTGTCGAGCAAGCTATCCGCCCGACTTGGCCTACCTGTTCTAGTCCTTTTTTTAGTCATCGGCATGCTTGCCGGAGAGAGTGGGATCGGTGGTATCGCCTTCGACAATCCCGTGGGCGCTCATGCGCTAGGTACGTTGGCGTTGGCCATGATCCTATTCGATGGCGGGCTTCAAACCCCTACTTCGTCGATTAAAAAAGTCTGGAAACCTGCCTCATTACTTGCCACGTTCGGGGTATTAATCACCGCACTGATCACTGGCTTAGCAGCCGCTTATATCTTAGGCCTGCCGCTGCTGGAAGGCTTTTTGCTGGGTGCGATTGTCGGTTCTACAGATGCGGCAGCGGTCTTCTCGCTACTGCGTAATGCCGGCATACATATTAATAAAAAGCTGAAATCGACCTTAGAAATTGAAAGCGCCTCCAACGATCCCATGGCCATTTTCTTAACCGTTGGGCTGTTGGAGGTACTGGTTAATGATATGGCGCCAGGCCTAGGATTACTGAAGCTTTTTGTGCTGCAAATGGGGGTAGGCGCCCTGGTGGGCATTGGGGTCGGTTGGGCGTCAGTTAAAATCATTAACCGCATACACCTTGTTGCTTCTGGGCTCTATCCGGTGCTGGTCGCGGCCTGTGGTTTCCTTTCGTTTGGCATTTCAGCCAACGCCGGTGGTAGCGGTTTTTTGGCCATTTTTTTGACCGGTGTGTTCATAGGCAATCACCGGATCGCCTTCCAACGTAGCACTTTCTTGTTTCACGACGGGCTTGCATGGTTAAGCCAAATCGTGATGTTCGTGGTATTGGGTCTGCTGATTAACCCGGTGTCATTACTGGATGTGTGGCTGGAAGGTTTATTGATCGCTGCAGTGCTTATTTTGGTAGCTCGCCCTATCGCCGTCCTCCCTATCATGAAAATGTTTGGCTTTAATGCCCGTGAAGCCAGCTTAGTCGCTTGGGTAGGCTTACGCGGTTCAGTGCCCATTATTTTAGCTATTTTTCCGCTTATGTTTGGCTTGGAAGGGGCAGAATTAATTTTCAACGTCGTGTTTTTCGTGGTGCTTATTTCAGCCACTATTCAGGGAACCACGCTGCCTATCGTAGCGCGTCAACTGAGGCTGACCGAAAAGCCACCGGCAGTACCAGCCGCCAGCCTTGAAATTACCGCACTTGAGGAAGTAGATGCCGACATTGTGGAGTACACCTTGAGTGATCACCCGCGTGCGGCGGGGCGGCGGCTTTCACAAATGGCCCTCCCGGATACCACCGTTGTCGCCATGATCACCCGTGGAAAAGATGTGATCCCCCCACGGGGCTCGACAGAGCTAATGGCGGGTGACCATCTATTTGTGGTGCTACGACCGGAAACACGAGCCTTTATTGACTGTGTCTTTTCAGAGGCCGTTGGGGTCGTCAGCGACGAACTGCCTGACCAGGAGCTAAAGCTCAAAGGTAGCACCAAAATAGACGATTTATGCCATTCGTATGGCTTGTTGATCAAAGCAGAGGATGGACAAACAACGCTGGATTCGCTGATTCGCGATACTCTCCCCAGCCAGCCTGAGGTGGGAGTCTCAATACACATTGATGGAATGAGGCTGACGGTACTGGAAACACTCGGTGGCCGCATTACCACCGTGGGTTTAACGGTAGAGAAAAAGCCTAGCGAATAGGGGAAGAAACAGCGCTTAGCCTCGCAAGAGGCTAAGCAAGCAGCAGCGTTTAAGCCGAGGCGGTTTCGTATGCAGCCTTGAGACGATAAAACTCTTCTACAATAGCGGCCATTTCATCGGCGTCGTAATCGCATAGGCCGCTCACGACAAGCTTCTTAGAGCCCACCCCCACCGCTTCACCAGCGGACTCGATCGAGAACTCCAAGCGGGCATCGGCACGCTTACCGTGAACCTCTAGCGAAGAGTGGTTCAGCGTCAATCCCGGCGAAAAACCATCTAAACGCTCAAGTGAAAAACCCATGCTATCGTAGATCACCAGCGGGCGTTTAGGGTTAAACATAACCCCATGTTGCTCCATTAAAGGTTTGAGATAGTGCGGAAAATTTTTACCTGAAAACGCCACATAACAGCGTGCAAACGCTTCCACCACAGCGGGATCGTGGGTAATGTCACCACTACGCACTACCTGTAAGTAACCTTTGCCGCTCTCATCACAGACATGAAGTGTACCGTCGTCTGCTTCGCTGAACTTTAGCGGTGTATCGGCGCCCACCATGTTGGTGAAGCGAAATTCCATTTGCCGCGACAACCCAAACTTTGTGAGCACCAATGCAAACAGCAGATCACCGGGCACACAAAAGCGGCGTGCATCCGGATTATGAATAGGGTTGTAGTCACCCGCCACGCCTTTGGCGAAGCGACTGGCCTGCTCTGCGGAGATCACCACATACTCTCCACGCTGCGTATAAAAATCCTTGAACATGGCGTTTGTTGCCTGCCTAGCGTTGAAATCGAAAACCCGTCACTGCCCAACGCCGCGCATAATGCCATAAAACACGCCCCAACAGGAGTTATCTGCTAGGGAAGCCACTATGTCAGACGTGAACACTCGTAAAAATCGCCTACCCCGACTGCTTTTCAGGGTGTTGATTGGCTTGCTATTTATCATCCTGATCTGGGTAGCGGGCAGCTATTGGCTGCTTAATAGTCAGTGGCTACCCAAACGCATTTCCCAATTTGAAGGCATCGACATCCGCTGGGAGCAAGGAGCCAGCCGACACCCTGGCCGCTGGGAAGTCGAGGGGCTGTATCTCGCACGTGAAGATGAAGCCTTACCCATCTCCATTGAGGCTGAACGCGCGACCCTTTCGCTCTCTTTGCTGGCCCTGCTACGCGGCGAGCTGCATATTAATGCCCTCGATGCTGAGGGCATTCGCCGCCTGACCGTCGGTGATATCGCGCTGGAAGCGGAAGGCCAGCTACACGTAGTAGAGACCACATTGAGTCGCGACACCCTAGCTATCCCTAATGTTTCGCTCGCCATTACTAATGGTCGTTTAGTTCGCCTGAGTGATCAAGCAACCCTAGTGCACGATATTGATCTTACCGCTGATGCGACACTCGACACGATAACCCCCGTCAACG includes the following:
- a CDS encoding potassium/proton antiporter, producing MFPVDQLILLAAILILVGIVSSKLSARLGLPVLVLFLVIGMLAGESGIGGIAFDNPVGAHALGTLALAMILFDGGLQTPTSSIKKVWKPASLLATFGVLITALITGLAAAYILGLPLLEGFLLGAIVGSTDAAAVFSLLRNAGIHINKKLKSTLEIESASNDPMAIFLTVGLLEVLVNDMAPGLGLLKLFVLQMGVGALVGIGVGWASVKIINRIHLVASGLYPVLVAACGFLSFGISANAGGSGFLAIFLTGVFIGNHRIAFQRSTFLFHDGLAWLSQIVMFVVLGLLINPVSLLDVWLEGLLIAAVLILVARPIAVLPIMKMFGFNAREASLVAWVGLRGSVPIILAIFPLMFGLEGAELIFNVVFFVVLISATIQGTTLPIVARQLRLTEKPPAVPAASLEITALEEVDADIVEYTLSDHPRAAGRRLSQMALPDTTVVAMITRGKDVIPPRGSTELMAGDHLFVVLRPETRAFIDCVFSEAVGVVSDELPDQELKLKGSTKIDDLCHSYGLLIKAEDGQTTLDSLIRDTLPSQPEVGVSIHIDGMRLTVLETLGGRITTVGLTVEKKPSE
- a CDS encoding DUF3581 family protein, translating into MFKDFYTQRGEYVVISAEQASRFAKGVAGDYNPIHNPDARRFCVPGDLLFALVLTKFGLSRQMEFRFTNMVGADTPLKFSEADDGTLHVCDESGKGYLQVVRSGDITHDPAVVEAFARCYVAFSGKNFPHYLKPLMEQHGVMFNPKRPLVIYDSMGFSLERLDGFSPGLTLNHSSLEVHGKRADARLEFSIESAGEAVGVGSKKLVVSGLCDYDADEMAAIVEEFYRLKAAYETASA